Proteins encoded within one genomic window of Apis mellifera strain DH4 linkage group LG1, Amel_HAv3.1, whole genome shotgun sequence:
- the LOC100577113 gene encoding uncharacterized protein LOC100577113 isoform X4, with protein sequence MSARSQRGNHDTSASKRLHSPRVNPKNRGPRPHITYDYDAAISQPDVPSLIDYKKLGRGAMVSGVLLKKRNLKKRIKPRKNFQKRSQESKMKSLAQKKGIRLPGSKTGNPANKTVGSSNNFDKDHVDIKEDIINDTIDDLSNILKDTTIEATENENDSEIIEEKIKNPKLDDFECVATKSPITVKCSKIPRAKITIFPAHTLHESHATKLKIKESLHLKHPTTGIDIIEITDNEMKKGCCKEENKKDVVRFDCEIPKETNLEQR encoded by the exons atgagCGCTAGATCACAACGTGGGAATCACGACACGTCGGCCAGCAAACGACTTCACAGCCCGCGTGTCAATCCAAAAAATCGCGGACCGAGACCTCACATAACGTACGATTACGATGCTGCGATCAGTCAACCGGATGTGCCGAGTTTGATCGATTATAAGAAACTCGGACGTGGGGCGATGGTTAGTGGAGTCCTgcttaaaaagagaaatttaaaaaaacgaattaagccaagaaagaattttcagaAAAGATCACAGGaatcgaaaatgaaatcgTTGGCCCAAAAGAAAGGTATACGATTGCCTGGTAGTAAAACCGGGAATCCGGCGAACAAAACGGTCGGCTCTTCTAATAATTTCGACAAGGATCATGTcgatataaaagaagatattatcAATGACACCATCGACGATTTGTCAAACATACTGAAG GATACGACGATAGAGGCGACCGAGAATGAGAACGATAGTGAAATTATagaggagaaaataaaaaatccgaAATTAGACGATTTCGAATGCGTTGCAACAAAGTCACCAATTACAGTTAAGTGCAGTAAAATTCCTCGCGCGAAGATCACTATTTTTCCGGCTCATACGCTTCATGAATCTCACGCG ACCAAGTTGAAAATAAAGGAATCTCTTCACTTGAAACATCCGACGACCGGTATCGACAT tatcgaGATCACGGACAACGAGATGAAAAAAGGATGCtgcaaagaagaaaataaaaaagacgtGGTTCGTTTCGATTGCGAAATACCAAAAGAAACAAA TTTGGAACAAAGATGA
- the LOC100577113 gene encoding uncharacterized protein LOC100577113 isoform X1 produces the protein MSARSQRGNHDTSASKRLHSPRVNPKNRGPRPHITYDYDAAISQPDVPSLIDYKKLGRGAMVSGVLLKKRNLKKRIKPRKNFQKRSQESKMKSLAQKKGIRLPGSKTGNPANKTVGSSNNFDKDHVDIKEDIINDTIDDLSNILKDTTIEATENENDSEIIEEKIKNPKLDDFECVATKSPITVKCSKIPRAKITIFPAHTLHESHATKLKIKESLHLKHPTTGIDIIEITDNEMKKGCCKEENKKDVVRFDCEIPKETKYAYDKRVEIYLEKKKKKIHCNVLRSIAFYSE, from the exons atgagCGCTAGATCACAACGTGGGAATCACGACACGTCGGCCAGCAAACGACTTCACAGCCCGCGTGTCAATCCAAAAAATCGCGGACCGAGACCTCACATAACGTACGATTACGATGCTGCGATCAGTCAACCGGATGTGCCGAGTTTGATCGATTATAAGAAACTCGGACGTGGGGCGATGGTTAGTGGAGTCCTgcttaaaaagagaaatttaaaaaaacgaattaagccaagaaagaattttcagaAAAGATCACAGGaatcgaaaatgaaatcgTTGGCCCAAAAGAAAGGTATACGATTGCCTGGTAGTAAAACCGGGAATCCGGCGAACAAAACGGTCGGCTCTTCTAATAATTTCGACAAGGATCATGTcgatataaaagaagatattatcAATGACACCATCGACGATTTGTCAAACATACTGAAG GATACGACGATAGAGGCGACCGAGAATGAGAACGATAGTGAAATTATagaggagaaaataaaaaatccgaAATTAGACGATTTCGAATGCGTTGCAACAAAGTCACCAATTACAGTTAAGTGCAGTAAAATTCCTCGCGCGAAGATCACTATTTTTCCGGCTCATACGCTTCATGAATCTCACGCG ACCAAGTTGAAAATAAAGGAATCTCTTCACTTGAAACATCCGACGACCGGTATCGACAT tatcgaGATCACGGACAACGAGATGAAAAAAGGATGCtgcaaagaagaaaataaaaaagacgtGGTTCGTTTCGATTGCGAAATACCAAAAGAAACAAAGTACGCGTACGATAAACGTGTAGAAAtctatttggaaaaaaaaaaaaaaaagatacattgTAATGTACTCAGGAGCATTGCATTTTATTCAGAATAG
- the LOC100577113 gene encoding uncharacterized protein LOC100577113 isoform X3: MSARSQRGNHDTSASKRLHSPRVNPKNRGPRPHITYDYDAAISQPDVPSLIDYKKLGRGAMVSGVLLKKRNLKKRIKPRKNFQKRSQESKMKSLAQKKGIRLPGSKTGNPANKTVGSSNNFDKDHVDIKEDIINDTIDDLSNILKDTTIEATENENDSEIIEEKIKNPKLDDFECVATKSPITTKLKIKESLHLKHPTTGIDIIEITDNEMKKGCCKEENKKDVVRFDCEIPKETKYAYDKRVEIYLEKKKKKIHCNVLRSIAFYSE; the protein is encoded by the exons atgagCGCTAGATCACAACGTGGGAATCACGACACGTCGGCCAGCAAACGACTTCACAGCCCGCGTGTCAATCCAAAAAATCGCGGACCGAGACCTCACATAACGTACGATTACGATGCTGCGATCAGTCAACCGGATGTGCCGAGTTTGATCGATTATAAGAAACTCGGACGTGGGGCGATGGTTAGTGGAGTCCTgcttaaaaagagaaatttaaaaaaacgaattaagccaagaaagaattttcagaAAAGATCACAGGaatcgaaaatgaaatcgTTGGCCCAAAAGAAAGGTATACGATTGCCTGGTAGTAAAACCGGGAATCCGGCGAACAAAACGGTCGGCTCTTCTAATAATTTCGACAAGGATCATGTcgatataaaagaagatattatcAATGACACCATCGACGATTTGTCAAACATACTGAAG GATACGACGATAGAGGCGACCGAGAATGAGAACGATAGTGAAATTATagaggagaaaataaaaaatccgaAATTAGACGATTTCGAATGCGTTGCAACAAAGTCACCAATTACA ACCAAGTTGAAAATAAAGGAATCTCTTCACTTGAAACATCCGACGACCGGTATCGACAT tatcgaGATCACGGACAACGAGATGAAAAAAGGATGCtgcaaagaagaaaataaaaaagacgtGGTTCGTTTCGATTGCGAAATACCAAAAGAAACAAAGTACGCGTACGATAAACGTGTAGAAAtctatttggaaaaaaaaaaaaaaaagatacattgTAATGTACTCAGGAGCATTGCATTTTATTCAGAATAG
- the LOC100577113 gene encoding uncharacterized protein LOC100577113 isoform X2: MSARSQRGNHDTSASKRLHSPRVNPKNRGPRPHITYDYDAAISQPDVPSLIDYKKLGRGAMKRSQESKMKSLAQKKGIRLPGSKTGNPANKTVGSSNNFDKDHVDIKEDIINDTIDDLSNILKDTTIEATENENDSEIIEEKIKNPKLDDFECVATKSPITVKCSKIPRAKITIFPAHTLHESHATKLKIKESLHLKHPTTGIDIIEITDNEMKKGCCKEENKKDVVRFDCEIPKETKYAYDKRVEIYLEKKKKKIHCNVLRSIAFYSE; the protein is encoded by the exons atgagCGCTAGATCACAACGTGGGAATCACGACACGTCGGCCAGCAAACGACTTCACAGCCCGCGTGTCAATCCAAAAAATCGCGGACCGAGACCTCACATAACGTACGATTACGATGCTGCGATCAGTCAACCGGATGTGCCGAGTTTGATCGATTATAAGAAACTCGGACGTGGGGCGATG aAAAGATCACAGGaatcgaaaatgaaatcgTTGGCCCAAAAGAAAGGTATACGATTGCCTGGTAGTAAAACCGGGAATCCGGCGAACAAAACGGTCGGCTCTTCTAATAATTTCGACAAGGATCATGTcgatataaaagaagatattatcAATGACACCATCGACGATTTGTCAAACATACTGAAG GATACGACGATAGAGGCGACCGAGAATGAGAACGATAGTGAAATTATagaggagaaaataaaaaatccgaAATTAGACGATTTCGAATGCGTTGCAACAAAGTCACCAATTACAGTTAAGTGCAGTAAAATTCCTCGCGCGAAGATCACTATTTTTCCGGCTCATACGCTTCATGAATCTCACGCG ACCAAGTTGAAAATAAAGGAATCTCTTCACTTGAAACATCCGACGACCGGTATCGACAT tatcgaGATCACGGACAACGAGATGAAAAAAGGATGCtgcaaagaagaaaataaaaaagacgtGGTTCGTTTCGATTGCGAAATACCAAAAGAAACAAAGTACGCGTACGATAAACGTGTAGAAAtctatttggaaaaaaaaaaaaaaaagatacattgTAATGTACTCAGGAGCATTGCATTTTATTCAGAATAG
- the LOC551241 gene encoding peroxisomal membrane protein PMP34, with amino-acid sequence MGGRQHNRNIFSYETLVHAISGAAGGVVAMAMFFPLDTVRSRLQLEEDRKSKSTLATIRDLVEKEGPETLYRGIIPVLQSLCASNFVYFYTFHGLKMLKSQRKQSAKNDLFLASIAGAINVLTTTPLWVVNTRLKMRGIDHTPERNNNNKYNTLYAGLIHIWKYEGIKSLWAGTLPSLMLIINPAIQFMTYEAIKRRICMSLNNSQPSAWVFFVIGAVAKAIATVLTYPLQLVQTKLRHGHKYPNLPPNAGILEILFYILKKQGLIGLYKGMEAKLLQTILTAALMFFTYEKISRFVFHILLHKPILR; translated from the exons ATGGGTGGTAGACAACACAATAGGAATATTTTCAGTTATGAAACATTAGTTCACGCAATATCTGGTGCTGCt ggTGGTGTCGTTGCCATGGCAATGTTCTTCCCTCTGGATACAGTACGAAGTAGATTACAAC tTGAAGAAGATAGAAAATCGAAAAGTACACTGGCAACAATACGCGATCTCGTCGAAAAAGAAGGACC AGAAACTTTATACAGAGGAATTATACCTGTTCTTCAGAGTTTGTGCGCCAGTAATTTCGTTTACTTCTATACATTCCACGGTTTAAAAATGCTTAAATCGCAGAGAAAGCAATCggctaaaaatgatttatttcttgCATCGATTGCAG gcGCGATCAACGTTCTAACAACGACACCATTATGGGTGGTGAATACTAGATTGAAGATGAGGGGTATCGATCATACACCggaaagaaataacaataacaagtATAACACGTTATACg CTGGccttatacatatatggaaATACGAAGGAATAAAAAGTCTTTGGGCAGGGACTTTGCCAAGCTTGATGTTGATTATAAATCCAGCCATTCAATTCATGACTTACGAGGCTATCAAGAGAAGAATTTGCATGTCTCTAAATAATTCACAACCATCTGCTTGGGTTTTCTTCGTTATCGGTGCCGTAGCGAAAGCGATAGCAACCGTGTTAACTTATCCATTGCAATTAGTTCAAACGAAACTGAGA cacGGTCACAAATATCCAAATCTACCACCAAACGCTGGCATTTTAGAAATCctgttttacatattaaa AAAGCAAGGATTAATAGGATTGTACAAAGGAATGGAAGCCAAATTATTACAAACCATTCTCACGGCGGCGTTAATGTTTTTcacttatgaaaaaatttcaagatttgtCTTTCACATTCTTTTGCATAAACCGATATTGAGATAA
- the LOC409966 gene encoding dexamethasone-induced Ras-related protein 1 isoform X2, giving the protein MSELGRLEACGRLVCCAQRLCRSGSATEEAEQRINRGRRGAQAGPELEGPSGSEDGILPIPVSPSPASTSSQEDACKPPPRNCYRLVMLGSARVGKTAIVARFLSNKFEESYTPTIEDFHRKLYRIKGEVHQLDLLDTSGNHPFPAMRRLSFLTGDLFVVVFSLDCRESFEEAIRLRESILETKVSATQSATKSRSKSHFNLKVPMVIVGNKCDKDTKIVTVEEAEEYCNSQDDCCVFVEASAKRNYHVEELFYQLFVVAGLPLEMAPNHHRKVPLTFGSPTMLPPSQPRHKATLSIKRRLSDACGVVAPNVRRPSIRTDLMIMRTKTCSLAAGNENNAPGSRITLRADARKTCSIQ; this is encoded by the exons ATGAGTGAACTTGGCAga CTGGAGGCGTGCGGCCGACTCGTGTGCTGCGCGCAGAGGCTGTGCAGAAGCGGAAGCGCAACAGAGGAGGCCGAGCAGCGAATCAATCGGGGGCGAAGGGGTGCACAGGCGGGCCCCGAGTTGGAGGGGCCCTCAGGCTCGGAGGATGGCATCCTTCCGATCCCGGTCAGCCCCAGCCCCGCGTCCACGTCCTCGCAGGAGGACGCGTGCAAACCACCGCCCCGCAATTGCTATCGTCTGGTTATGCTCGGTAGCGCGAGAGTTGGAAAAACGGCCATTGTAGCACg ATTTTTGTCCAACAAGTTCGAGGAGAGTTACACACCGACGATCGAGGACTTCCACCGAAAGCTGTACAGGATTAAAGGCGAAGTCCACCAGCTTGATCTTCTGGACACGAGCGGGAATCATCCGTTTCCGGCCATGCGACGATTATCCTTCTTAACAG GAGACCTGTTCGTGGTGGTGTTCAGTTTGGATTGTCGAGAATCGTTCGAGGAGGCCATCAGACTGCGTGAATCGATCCTGGAAACTAAAGTAAGCGCGACCCAAAGTGCAACGAAGAGCAGGAGCAAGAGTCACTTCAATTTGAAGGTTCCTATGGTCATCGTCGGAAATAAATGTGATAAGGATACAAA AATAGTTACGGTGGAAGAGGCTGAAGAGTACTGCAACAGTCAGGACGATTGCTGCGTATTCGTGGAGGCGTCCGCGAAGAGGAACTACCACGTGGAGGAGCTTTTTTACCAACTGTTCGTAGTGGCAGGCTTGCCGTTGGAAATGGCGCCGAATCATCACAGAAAGGTCCCGCTCACTTTCGGATCTCCGACCATGTTACCACCGTCACAG CCGAGGCACAAAGCCACCCTGAGTATAAAGCGGCGGCTGAGCGACGCCTGCGGCGTCGTGGCGCCCAACGTACGCCGGCCAAGCATCAGAACGGATCTGATGATTATGAGAACGAAAACGTGCAGCCTGGCAGCCGGGAATGAGAACAACGCGCCCGGATCGAGGATCACCCTGCGCGCGGACGCCAGAAAGACGTGCTCCATCCAGTGA
- the LOC409966 gene encoding dexamethasone-induced Ras-related protein 1 isoform X3: MLGSARVGKTAIVARFLSNKFEESYTPTIEDFHRKLYRIKGEVHQLDLLDTSGNHPFPAMRRLSFLTGDLFVVVFSLDCRESFEEAIRLRESILETKVSATQSATKSRSKSHFNLKVPMVIVGNKCDKDTKIVTVEEAEEYCNSQDDCCVFVEASAKRNYHVEELFYQLFVVAGLPLEMAPNHHRKVPLTFGSPTMLPPSQPRHKATLSIKRRLSDACGVVAPNVRRPSIRTDLMIMRTKTCSLAAGNENNAPGSRITLRADARKTCSIQ; encoded by the exons ATGCTCGGTAGCGCGAGAGTTGGAAAAACGGCCATTGTAGCACg ATTTTTGTCCAACAAGTTCGAGGAGAGTTACACACCGACGATCGAGGACTTCCACCGAAAGCTGTACAGGATTAAAGGCGAAGTCCACCAGCTTGATCTTCTGGACACGAGCGGGAATCATCCGTTTCCGGCCATGCGACGATTATCCTTCTTAACAG GAGACCTGTTCGTGGTGGTGTTCAGTTTGGATTGTCGAGAATCGTTCGAGGAGGCCATCAGACTGCGTGAATCGATCCTGGAAACTAAAGTAAGCGCGACCCAAAGTGCAACGAAGAGCAGGAGCAAGAGTCACTTCAATTTGAAGGTTCCTATGGTCATCGTCGGAAATAAATGTGATAAGGATACAAA AATAGTTACGGTGGAAGAGGCTGAAGAGTACTGCAACAGTCAGGACGATTGCTGCGTATTCGTGGAGGCGTCCGCGAAGAGGAACTACCACGTGGAGGAGCTTTTTTACCAACTGTTCGTAGTGGCAGGCTTGCCGTTGGAAATGGCGCCGAATCATCACAGAAAGGTCCCGCTCACTTTCGGATCTCCGACCATGTTACCACCGTCACAG CCGAGGCACAAAGCCACCCTGAGTATAAAGCGGCGGCTGAGCGACGCCTGCGGCGTCGTGGCGCCCAACGTACGCCGGCCAAGCATCAGAACGGATCTGATGATTATGAGAACGAAAACGTGCAGCCTGGCAGCCGGGAATGAGAACAACGCGCCCGGATCGAGGATCACCCTGCGCGCGGACGCCAGAAAGACGTGCTCCATCCAGTGA
- the LOC409966 gene encoding dexamethasone-induced Ras-related protein 1 isoform X1 gives MRVSQKRAGIEGFISWNEIQDEYIELEACGRLVCCAQRLCRSGSATEEAEQRINRGRRGAQAGPELEGPSGSEDGILPIPVSPSPASTSSQEDACKPPPRNCYRLVMLGSARVGKTAIVARFLSNKFEESYTPTIEDFHRKLYRIKGEVHQLDLLDTSGNHPFPAMRRLSFLTGDLFVVVFSLDCRESFEEAIRLRESILETKVSATQSATKSRSKSHFNLKVPMVIVGNKCDKDTKIVTVEEAEEYCNSQDDCCVFVEASAKRNYHVEELFYQLFVVAGLPLEMAPNHHRKVPLTFGSPTMLPPSQPRHKATLSIKRRLSDACGVVAPNVRRPSIRTDLMIMRTKTCSLAAGNENNAPGSRITLRADARKTCSIQ, from the exons CTGGAGGCGTGCGGCCGACTCGTGTGCTGCGCGCAGAGGCTGTGCAGAAGCGGAAGCGCAACAGAGGAGGCCGAGCAGCGAATCAATCGGGGGCGAAGGGGTGCACAGGCGGGCCCCGAGTTGGAGGGGCCCTCAGGCTCGGAGGATGGCATCCTTCCGATCCCGGTCAGCCCCAGCCCCGCGTCCACGTCCTCGCAGGAGGACGCGTGCAAACCACCGCCCCGCAATTGCTATCGTCTGGTTATGCTCGGTAGCGCGAGAGTTGGAAAAACGGCCATTGTAGCACg ATTTTTGTCCAACAAGTTCGAGGAGAGTTACACACCGACGATCGAGGACTTCCACCGAAAGCTGTACAGGATTAAAGGCGAAGTCCACCAGCTTGATCTTCTGGACACGAGCGGGAATCATCCGTTTCCGGCCATGCGACGATTATCCTTCTTAACAG GAGACCTGTTCGTGGTGGTGTTCAGTTTGGATTGTCGAGAATCGTTCGAGGAGGCCATCAGACTGCGTGAATCGATCCTGGAAACTAAAGTAAGCGCGACCCAAAGTGCAACGAAGAGCAGGAGCAAGAGTCACTTCAATTTGAAGGTTCCTATGGTCATCGTCGGAAATAAATGTGATAAGGATACAAA AATAGTTACGGTGGAAGAGGCTGAAGAGTACTGCAACAGTCAGGACGATTGCTGCGTATTCGTGGAGGCGTCCGCGAAGAGGAACTACCACGTGGAGGAGCTTTTTTACCAACTGTTCGTAGTGGCAGGCTTGCCGTTGGAAATGGCGCCGAATCATCACAGAAAGGTCCCGCTCACTTTCGGATCTCCGACCATGTTACCACCGTCACAG CCGAGGCACAAAGCCACCCTGAGTATAAAGCGGCGGCTGAGCGACGCCTGCGGCGTCGTGGCGCCCAACGTACGCCGGCCAAGCATCAGAACGGATCTGATGATTATGAGAACGAAAACGTGCAGCCTGGCAGCCGGGAATGAGAACAACGCGCCCGGATCGAGGATCACCCTGCGCGCGGACGCCAGAAAGACGTGCTCCATCCAGTGA